One Streptomyces sp. P9-A2 DNA window includes the following coding sequences:
- a CDS encoding sensor histidine kinase, which produces MATEYGQGYGLYSTPTGHPGSTGGSGRADERRHRVPAVLRAPVEGRTWRELVYVLLSLPISVLLFTYAVTMVSLGAGLLVTFLGVPVLAAGLAGCRGFGALERMRARGLLGLDVAEPEPLRMKRQGFVAWMGAVLKSGASWRSLLYAVLHLPWAVFAFSVAVTVWSIGWSLLTYPLWFWVFPMYAGQGGIQLYGDGQHQIYLDNPFEITVTALIGLLFTIATPWIVRALTMVDRLLVHGLLGPSRLATRVVELESDRGAVVDTAAADLRRIERDLHDGAQARLVALAMDLGLAKEKLREDPQSAAHMVEEAHGEVKTALQELRDLARGIHPAVLTDRGLDAALSSVASRCTVPVQVEVDLTERPAPAIEGIAYFTVSELLQNISKHARATRATVEVWRTENRLMVQVEDNGVGGADVSEGSGLAGLAERLGAVDGILVVDSPAGGPTRVTAELPWRAERTR; this is translated from the coding sequence ATGGCCACCGAGTACGGACAGGGCTACGGGCTCTACAGCACGCCCACCGGGCACCCCGGGAGTACCGGCGGCTCCGGGAGGGCCGATGAACGGCGGCACCGGGTGCCGGCCGTGCTGCGGGCGCCGGTCGAGGGACGGACCTGGCGCGAGCTGGTGTACGTCCTGCTGAGTCTGCCGATCAGCGTTCTGCTCTTCACCTACGCGGTCACGATGGTGTCGCTGGGAGCCGGTCTGCTGGTGACGTTCCTCGGCGTACCGGTGCTGGCCGCCGGGCTCGCCGGATGCCGCGGGTTCGGTGCGCTGGAGCGGATGCGGGCGCGAGGGCTGCTGGGCCTGGACGTGGCCGAGCCGGAGCCGCTGCGGATGAAGCGTCAGGGGTTCGTGGCCTGGATGGGGGCGGTGCTGAAGAGCGGTGCCTCGTGGCGGTCGCTGCTGTACGCGGTACTGCACCTGCCGTGGGCGGTGTTCGCCTTCAGCGTCGCGGTGACCGTCTGGTCGATCGGCTGGTCGCTGCTGACCTACCCCCTGTGGTTCTGGGTGTTCCCGATGTACGCCGGCCAAGGCGGGATACAGCTGTACGGCGACGGGCAGCACCAGATCTATCTGGACAACCCGTTCGAGATCACGGTGACCGCGCTGATCGGACTGCTGTTCACCATCGCCACGCCGTGGATCGTGCGGGCGCTGACCATGGTGGACCGGCTGCTGGTGCACGGGCTGCTCGGGCCGTCGCGGCTGGCGACGCGGGTGGTCGAGCTGGAGTCCGACCGGGGCGCCGTGGTGGACACGGCGGCGGCGGACCTGCGGCGCATCGAGCGCGATCTGCACGACGGGGCGCAGGCCCGGCTGGTGGCGCTGGCCATGGACCTGGGGCTGGCGAAGGAGAAACTGAGGGAGGACCCACAGAGCGCGGCCCACATGGTCGAAGAGGCGCACGGCGAGGTGAAGACGGCACTGCAGGAGCTGCGGGACCTGGCCCGCGGCATCCACCCGGCCGTGCTGACCGACCGGGGTCTCGACGCGGCACTGTCGTCGGTCGCCTCCCGGTGCACGGTCCCGGTACAGGTGGAGGTGGATCTGACGGAGCGCCCGGCGCCGGCGATCGAGGGCATCGCGTACTTCACGGTCTCGGAGCTGCTGCAGAACATCAGCAAGCACGCGCGGGCGACCCGGGCGACCGTGGAGGTGTGGCGGACGGAGAACCGGCTGATGGTGCAGGTCGAGGACAACGGCGTGGGTGGCGCCGACGTGTCCGAGGGTTCCGGACTCGCCGGTCTCGCGGAGCGGCTGGGCGCGGTGGACGGAATCCTGGTGGTCGACTCACCGGCCGGCGGCCCGACCCGGGTGACGGCGGAACTGCCCTGGCGGGCGGAGCGGACGCGGTGA
- a CDS encoding sensor histidine kinase, whose translation MTEPFPSPADRPPPARFAYDRHTWKEIAHLLANLPVSLVGFTYVVTVLLLGLGLTVTVVGFPLLAAGLVGTRLLGRGERARARALLGVRVEEPSRLPLHGAGGFLPRLWMALKDPVGWRTALYEVIRLPWGIVTFTITLVSLFVLWPVLPFIARGLANADRAMVRGLLSPSDELERRIAELESDRGVVVDTAAADLRRIERDLHDGAQARLVNLAMGLGLAKEKLLEDPDAAASMVEEAHGEVKLALQELRDLARGIHPAVLTDRGLDAALSSVASRCTVPVRVTVDLTERPAAAIEGIAYFTVSELLQNVSKHSAARTASVEVWRSEGRLLIQVEDDGHGGASLDGGTGMRGLADRLGAVDGLFVVESPEGGPTTVTAELPWRDRSGVLAEDTRTPAPTRNSVRPAT comes from the coding sequence ATGACCGAACCCTTCCCTTCTCCCGCCGATCGTCCACCACCTGCGCGTTTCGCCTACGACCGGCACACCTGGAAGGAGATCGCCCATCTCCTGGCGAACCTTCCGGTGTCGCTGGTGGGCTTCACCTATGTCGTGACCGTGCTGCTCCTGGGGCTCGGACTGACCGTCACGGTGGTCGGGTTCCCGCTGCTCGCGGCCGGTCTGGTGGGGACGCGGTTGCTGGGCAGGGGGGAGCGGGCGCGGGCCAGGGCGCTGCTCGGGGTGCGGGTGGAGGAACCGAGCCGGCTGCCGCTGCACGGGGCCGGAGGGTTCCTGCCGCGGCTGTGGATGGCGCTGAAGGACCCGGTGGGCTGGCGCACGGCGCTGTACGAGGTGATACGCCTGCCGTGGGGCATCGTCACCTTCACCATCACGCTGGTCTCGCTGTTCGTGCTGTGGCCGGTACTGCCGTTCATCGCGCGGGGGCTGGCCAACGCGGACCGGGCGATGGTGCGCGGCCTGCTGTCGCCGTCCGACGAACTGGAGCGGCGCATAGCCGAGCTGGAGTCCGACCGGGGTGTCGTGGTCGACACGGCCGCGGCGGACCTGCGGCGGATCGAGCGCGACCTGCACGACGGCGCGCAGGCCCGGCTGGTCAACCTGGCCATGGGGCTGGGCCTGGCCAAGGAGAAACTGCTGGAGGATCCCGACGCGGCGGCGTCGATGGTCGAGGAGGCGCACGGTGAGGTGAAACTGGCGTTGCAGGAGCTGCGGGACCTGGCCCGCGGCATCCACCCGGCCGTGCTGACCGACCGGGGTCTCGACGCGGCACTGTCGTCGGTCGCCTCGCGCTGCACGGTGCCGGTGAGGGTGACGGTCGATCTCACCGAGCGGCCGGCCGCGGCCATCGAGGGCATCGCCTACTTCACCGTCTCCGAGCTGCTGCAGAACGTCAGCAAGCACAGTGCGGCGCGTACGGCCTCGGTCGAGGTGTGGCGTTCGGAGGGCCGCCTGCTCATCCAGGTGGAGGACGACGGCCACGGCGGCGCGAGCCTGGACGGGGGCACGGGGATGCGGGGTCTCGCGGACCGGCTGGGCGCGGTCGACGGTCTGTTCGTCGTGGAGTCGCCGGAGGGCGGCCCTACGACGGTGACGGCGGAGCTGCCGTGGCGGGACCGTTCCGGCGTCCTCGCCGAGGACACGCGTACGCCCGCGCCCACGCGGAACTCCGTACGGCCGGCCACGTAA
- a CDS encoding NADH-quinone oxidoreductase subunit A — protein MTGGDPAAAIASHQVAAADYFQAYSVVGLLAVVGVLFVAFAFGAGRLLRPVVPTPEKLMTYECGVDPVGEGWAHTQVRYYVYAFLYVIFAVDSIFLFPWATVFAADGYGATTLVEMFIFLGFLAVGLLYAYKKGVLTWT, from the coding sequence ATGACCGGCGGCGATCCGGCTGCCGCGATCGCTTCGCACCAGGTCGCGGCGGCAGACTACTTCCAGGCGTACTCGGTCGTCGGACTGCTCGCCGTCGTCGGCGTGCTGTTCGTCGCGTTCGCCTTCGGCGCGGGACGCCTGTTGCGGCCGGTGGTGCCCACGCCCGAGAAGCTCATGACGTACGAGTGCGGAGTCGACCCCGTCGGCGAGGGCTGGGCCCACACCCAGGTCCGCTACTACGTCTACGCCTTCCTCTACGTGATCTTCGCTGTCGACTCGATCTTCCTCTTCCCCTGGGCGACCGTCTTCGCCGCCGACGGCTACGGCGCGACCACGCTCGTGGAGATGTTCATCTTCCTCGGCTTCCTCGCCGTGGGCCTGCTGTACGCATACAAGAAGGGCGTCCTGACATGGACGTGA
- a CDS encoding NADH-quinone oxidoreductase subunit B — MDVTHTHSPAAATPPGAGSGSAPAPGPGSGPVLLPEPVVLPAEGSGKLGALARLAPEPMKVILNWGRRYSLWVFNFGLACCAIEFIAASMARHDFIRLGVIPFAPGPRQADLMIVSGTVTDKMAPAVKRLYEQMPEPKYVISFGACSNCGGPYWDSYSVTKGVDQIIPVDVYVPGCPPRPEALLQGILKLQEKIARESLGERYGSGGRGASATALQSGLVKPPTPGESGAVRSGAVKPGREEDR; from the coding sequence ATGGACGTGACCCACACCCACTCACCGGCCGCCGCCACCCCGCCGGGCGCGGGATCGGGTTCGGCCCCGGCCCCGGGCCCGGGTTCCGGACCGGTGCTGCTGCCCGAGCCCGTCGTGCTCCCCGCCGAGGGCAGCGGAAAGCTCGGCGCGCTCGCCCGGCTCGCCCCCGAGCCGATGAAGGTGATCCTCAACTGGGGCCGCCGCTACTCCCTCTGGGTCTTCAACTTCGGCCTCGCCTGCTGCGCGATCGAGTTCATCGCCGCGTCGATGGCCCGCCACGACTTCATCCGCCTCGGCGTCATCCCCTTCGCACCGGGACCACGCCAGGCCGATCTGATGATCGTCTCCGGAACGGTCACGGACAAGATGGCACCCGCGGTGAAGCGTCTGTACGAGCAGATGCCCGAGCCGAAGTACGTCATCTCCTTCGGCGCGTGCAGCAACTGCGGCGGACCGTACTGGGACTCCTACTCCGTCACCAAGGGCGTCGACCAGATCATCCCGGTCGACGTCTACGTTCCCGGCTGCCCGCCGCGGCCCGAAGCGCTGCTCCAGGGGATCCTGAAACTCCAGGAGAAGATCGCGCGGGAGTCGCTGGGGGAGCGGTACGGGTCCGGTGGGCGAGGCGCTTCGGCGACGGCACTGCAGAGCGGGCTGGTGAAGCCGCCGACGCCGGGCGAGTCCGGTGCGGTGCGGTCCGGTGCGGTGAAACCCGGCCGGGAGGAGGACCGATGA
- a CDS encoding NADH-quinone oxidoreductase subunit C, whose amino-acid sequence MTAVGWLPADAEELFGTEATAEESYDVLTVDVPPASWLPALETARDRLGCTYFDWLSAVDEPGTGFRVAAHVVALSPVRRLLLRTTVPHEAPTLPSAVGVYAGAAWHERETHEMFGVDFTGHPALDPLLLPDTFEGHPLRKDFVLAARVAKAWPGAKEPGESEHGGPKRRQMLPPGVPDPNEWGPLKGQLPPAPSRPARGAGRTATGTGPAAGRAPGDRPRRTRTAAEGSASQSAPAGAEGESRPAPPPRRNRTAAEGSASRQVAPAPESPAADAVAQPGTPPPAAPRTRRSRSASEGSASQRERSTAAASGTSEEAERAAEDTIASAPAPDSAPAPGLAPGPGTDTPEVPAVGRRTRSASEGSASRPATPPDTTGTPDTTGTPDTTGTPDTTGTPDTTGTSKEAEKPDRTGASGIKPSIAPRSPDAPWHNARPAHAEPEADAAGEAEPEPDAAGDPEPEAEAQTEPESAPAPDQGPDPDPGSSGPAAPGTPSGGPR is encoded by the coding sequence ATGACCGCGGTCGGCTGGCTACCCGCCGACGCCGAGGAACTGTTCGGTACGGAGGCCACGGCCGAGGAGTCGTACGACGTCCTCACCGTCGATGTCCCGCCCGCCTCATGGCTCCCGGCCCTGGAGACCGCGCGCGACCGGCTCGGCTGCACGTACTTCGACTGGTTGAGCGCGGTCGACGAGCCCGGCACGGGCTTCCGCGTCGCCGCCCACGTCGTGGCCCTCTCCCCGGTACGGCGGCTGCTCCTGCGTACGACCGTCCCGCACGAGGCCCCGACGCTGCCCTCCGCGGTGGGCGTCTACGCGGGGGCCGCCTGGCACGAGCGCGAGACGCACGAGATGTTCGGCGTCGACTTCACCGGCCACCCCGCACTCGACCCCCTGCTCCTGCCGGACACCTTCGAGGGCCACCCCCTGCGCAAGGACTTCGTCCTCGCCGCCCGCGTGGCCAAGGCCTGGCCCGGTGCCAAGGAACCCGGCGAGTCCGAACACGGCGGCCCCAAGCGCCGCCAGATGCTTCCCCCGGGGGTTCCCGATCCCAACGAGTGGGGCCCCCTGAAGGGCCAACTCCCTCCGGCCCCGTCCCGTCCGGCCCGGGGCGCGGGCCGGACGGCCACCGGCACCGGACCCGCCGCAGGACGAGCACCCGGCGACCGTCCGCGCCGAACCCGTACGGCGGCCGAGGGCTCCGCGAGCCAGTCCGCACCCGCGGGGGCGGAGGGCGAGAGCCGTCCCGCACCGCCGCCGCGCCGGAACCGTACGGCGGCCGAGGGCTCCGCGAGTCGGCAGGTCGCGCCCGCCCCCGAGTCCCCGGCCGCCGACGCCGTGGCACAGCCCGGGACGCCCCCGCCGGCCGCGCCCCGGACGCGCCGTTCCCGGAGCGCGAGCGAGGGCTCGGCATCCCAGCGCGAGCGGTCGACGGCAGCCGCGTCCGGGACGTCCGAAGAGGCGGAAAGGGCCGCGGAAGACACCATCGCCTCTGCTCCCGCCCCCGATTCCGCTCCCGCCCCCGGTCTCGCCCCCGGCCCCGGCACCGACACACCCGAAGTGCCGGCCGTCGGACGCCGTACCCGAAGTGCATCCGAAGGCTCCGCAAGCCGTCCGGCCACGCCGCCGGACACGACCGGGACGCCGGACACGACCGGGACGCCGGACACGACCGGGACGCCGGACACGACCGGGACGCCGGACACGACCGGGACGTCAAAAGAGGCGGAGAAGCCGGACCGGACCGGAGCATCGGGCATCAAGCCCTCCATCGCACCGCGCAGCCCGGACGCCCCCTGGCACAACGCCCGCCCGGCCCATGCCGAGCCCGAGGCCGACGCGGCGGGTGAAGCCGAACCCGAACCCGACGCGGCAGGTGACCCTGAGCCCGAGGCCGAAGCGCAGACCGAACCCGAGTCCGCCCCGGCCCCTGACCAGGGCCCCGACCCGGACCCGGGTTCCTCGGGCCCTGCGGCCCCCGGTACCCCCTCAGGAGGCCCGCGGTGA
- a CDS encoding complex I subunit 1/NuoH family protein yields the protein MNDVLDVALRLLIVFVVFLTFPLIVGQTEHKVMAHMQGRLGPMYAGGFHGWAQLVADGVKFAQKEDVVPAGADRRVFQLAPAVALLPYLLVLLAIPVGPGEGAVGQALDAGVFFVLAVMGVGVLGSLMAGWASANKYSLLGGLRTAAQLLAYELPMLLTAASVAMAAGTVSLVGILDAFEWWWLPWQIVGAIVFFVAGLAELQRPPFDMPVADSEIIFGAYTEYTGLRFAFFLLAEYAGIVVLCGLTTVLFLGGWHGPWGADGLGWVWTLLKTAVLAFVVIWLRVSYPRLREDQLQKLSWTFLVPLALAQIALTGVVKVVIS from the coding sequence GTGAACGACGTACTCGACGTCGCTCTGCGACTCCTGATCGTCTTCGTCGTCTTCCTCACCTTCCCTCTGATCGTCGGCCAGACCGAGCACAAGGTGATGGCGCACATGCAGGGCCGCCTGGGCCCGATGTACGCGGGCGGCTTCCACGGCTGGGCCCAGCTCGTCGCCGACGGCGTGAAGTTCGCGCAGAAGGAGGACGTGGTCCCGGCCGGTGCCGACCGCCGTGTCTTCCAACTCGCCCCCGCCGTGGCCCTCCTGCCGTATCTCCTCGTCCTGCTGGCCATCCCGGTCGGGCCGGGCGAGGGCGCCGTCGGGCAGGCGCTGGACGCGGGCGTTTTCTTCGTGCTCGCGGTGATGGGCGTCGGCGTCCTCGGCTCGCTCATGGCCGGGTGGGCCTCCGCCAACAAGTACTCCCTCCTCGGCGGCCTGCGCACCGCCGCCCAGCTCCTCGCCTACGAACTGCCGATGCTGCTCACTGCCGCCTCGGTGGCGATGGCGGCCGGCACCGTCTCGCTCGTCGGCATCCTCGACGCGTTCGAGTGGTGGTGGCTGCCCTGGCAGATCGTCGGCGCGATCGTCTTCTTCGTCGCCGGCCTCGCCGAACTCCAGCGGCCGCCCTTCGACATGCCCGTCGCCGACTCGGAGATCATCTTCGGTGCGTACACCGAGTACACCGGCCTGAGGTTCGCGTTCTTCCTCCTCGCCGAGTACGCCGGGATCGTCGTCCTGTGCGGCCTGACCACCGTCCTCTTCCTGGGCGGCTGGCACGGCCCGTGGGGTGCCGACGGCCTCGGCTGGGTCTGGACCCTGCTGAAGACCGCGGTCCTCGCCTTCGTCGTCATCTGGCTCCGCGTCAGCTACCCCCGCCTGCGCGAGGACCAGCTGCAGAAACTGTCCTGGACCTTCCTCGTTCCCCTCGCCCTCGCCCAGATCGCCCTCACCGGCGTCGTCAAGGTGGTGATCTCCTAG
- a CDS encoding NuoI/complex I 23 kDa subunit family protein: MSPLPGFPGSGLAKGLAVTLRTMTKKSVTAQYPDTQPDLAPRTRGVIGLFEENCTVCMLCARECPDWCIYIDSHKETVPATAPGGRDRSRNVLDRFAIDFSLCMYCGICIEVCPFDALFWSPEFEYAETDIHELTHERDKLREWMWTVPAPPALDPAAEEPKELAAARKTADKLAAAQPDPQPDPQADPQPDPKGEDS; encoded by the coding sequence ATGTCCCCTCTTCCTGGCTTCCCCGGTTCCGGCCTGGCCAAGGGCCTGGCCGTCACCCTGCGGACGATGACGAAGAAGTCCGTCACCGCTCAGTACCCGGACACCCAGCCGGACCTCGCGCCCCGCACCCGAGGGGTGATCGGCCTGTTCGAGGAGAACTGCACGGTCTGCATGCTGTGCGCCCGCGAGTGCCCGGACTGGTGCATCTACATCGACTCCCACAAGGAGACCGTCCCGGCGACGGCACCAGGCGGCCGTGACCGCAGCCGCAACGTCCTCGACCGGTTCGCCATCGACTTCTCCCTGTGCATGTACTGCGGTATCTGTATCGAGGTCTGTCCTTTCGATGCCCTGTTCTGGTCACCCGAGTTCGAGTACGCCGAGACCGACATCCACGAACTCACCCACGAACGCGACAAACTCCGTGAGTGGATGTGGACGGTTCCGGCGCCGCCGGCCCTCGACCCCGCCGCCGAGGAACCGAAGGAACTCGCCGCCGCCCGTAAGACAGCCGACAAACTGGCCGCTGCCCAGCCCGACCCGCAGCCCGACCCGCAGGCAGACCCGCAGCCCGACCCGAAGGGGGAGGATTCGTGA
- a CDS encoding NADH-quinone oxidoreductase subunit J family protein codes for MTLAAAAGTVAHATTTTVTTTTAEAQGFLSPTGVEVAFLLVGLVTFGAAVGTVTTRQLVHAALWLVVALGGLAVEYLLLTAEFIAWVQVLIYVGSVVVLLLFGLMLTRAPVGRSPDADSGNRWIALAVAVAAAVALIWVVVDAFRTTWIDLDGPPAGSTDVTGASLFQHWVLPFEALSVLLLAALVGAIVLSRRANTAAAAREPGARETVAGATHGSPSGSAPEPAPEATPGPAPGPARASTARRRDAEGNR; via the coding sequence GTGACCCTCGCCGCAGCCGCCGGCACGGTCGCGCACGCCACGACCACCACCGTCACCACCACCACCGCCGAGGCGCAGGGCTTCCTCTCCCCGACCGGTGTGGAGGTCGCCTTCCTCCTCGTCGGCCTGGTCACCTTCGGTGCCGCCGTCGGCACAGTCACCACCAGACAGCTGGTGCACGCCGCCCTGTGGCTGGTGGTGGCCCTCGGTGGACTCGCCGTTGAATACCTCCTGCTCACCGCCGAGTTCATCGCCTGGGTGCAGGTCCTGATCTACGTGGGTTCGGTCGTAGTCCTGCTCCTGTTCGGTCTGATGCTCACCAGAGCGCCCGTCGGCCGTTCCCCGGACGCCGACTCCGGCAACCGCTGGATCGCCCTCGCCGTGGCCGTCGCCGCGGCCGTGGCACTGATCTGGGTCGTCGTCGACGCCTTCCGCACGACCTGGATCGACCTGGACGGCCCGCCCGCCGGCTCCACCGACGTGACCGGCGCCAGCCTCTTCCAGCACTGGGTTCTCCCCTTCGAGGCCCTCTCGGTCCTTCTCCTGGCCGCTCTCGTCGGCGCGATCGTCCTCTCCCGCAGGGCGAACACGGCCGCTGCGGCCCGGGAACCCGGGGCACGGGAGACGGTCGCCGGAGCCACCCACGGATCGCCCTCGGGGTCAGCTCCGGAACCAGCCCCGGAAGCAACCCCCGGACCGGCCCCTGGCCCGGCCCGCGCGTCGACCGCCCGCCGCCGCGACGCGGAAGGGAACCGCTGA
- the nuoK gene encoding NADH-quinone oxidoreductase subunit NuoK, protein MHLAYPVVLSALLFCTGLYGVLARRNAILVLMSVELMLNAVNLNLVAFDVWLSRTAEETLHSGQALALFTIAIAAAEIGIGLAIVLAVHRNRGTADIDKLRDTAEGHDPDDPDDPDGTGSSGGPGGPVSDSDDDVPTTGAAVTKAEATA, encoded by the coding sequence ATGCACCTCGCCTATCCCGTCGTGCTGTCCGCCCTCCTCTTCTGCACCGGCCTGTACGGAGTCCTCGCCCGCCGCAACGCGATCCTGGTCCTGATGTCGGTCGAGCTGATGCTCAACGCCGTCAACCTGAACCTGGTCGCCTTCGACGTCTGGCTCAGCAGGACCGCCGAGGAGACCCTGCACTCCGGTCAGGCCCTCGCCCTGTTCACCATCGCCATCGCCGCCGCCGAGATCGGCATCGGCCTGGCGATCGTCCTCGCCGTCCACCGCAACCGCGGCACCGCGGACATCGACAAGCTCCGCGACACCGCCGAGGGCCACGACCCCGACGACCCCGACGACCCCGACGGCACGGGCAGCTCCGGCGGGCCGGGCGGCCCCGTATCCGACAGCGACGACGACGTTCCCACCACCGGGGCGGCCGTCACGAAGGCCGAGGCCACCGCGTGA
- a CDS encoding NADH-quinone oxidoreductase subunit 5 family protein: MTTTTLAVLVPLLPFLGAIAGLLLGRTAPGFVRPLAVLPTLTALALAVVVAVRQGGGRAVDAATELTPTGSVPVELALHIDGFAALTAVVVGAVATCVQIYSTGYLRDGPRYPSYAALVSLFTSAMFLVVYSGDLMVLLVGWEVMGICSYFLVGHYWETPEARAASLKAFLVTKLGDVPFLIGLFALAGETGSFLITHVLDAVAHGGIEHPTLITLLLLAGVAGKSAQFPLHTWLPDAMAGPTPVSALIHAATMVAAGVYFVARLLPLFAASRATMTVLAVMAAVTMAGSALAALAQDDIKRVLAYSTIGQLGYMTGALAVGERGAAVFHLLSHGAFKALLFLAAGVIIHAAGTNSLAVMSRMSHLRDRVPDAYWTMTVALLALAAIPPFSGFFSKEAVLGAAEHVVTGHTEQAPAAAGWIVLLAGLVTALLTAAYATRLWLLTFRGHGTEAPDHGRQPLTMTVVLWVLAIPSLALGGLAFRVLPGWFDGHDLTPTLTTSVLGTGVALVGGIVTYSTWRHTTAHATRLALGAVAAHPERGAGQVEAEAIASHGPVHGDIASAPDPSDPGRLLLGPLHRHAAVGFHLDAVYTALFVRPVQAAAGLVRFLDREVVDTYVRGAGTLPRWLGTAVRRAQTGNLQTYVSALLAGTVVLAVAVVLAATGA; encoded by the coding sequence GTGACCACGACCACCCTCGCCGTCCTCGTCCCCCTCCTTCCGTTCCTCGGCGCGATCGCCGGACTGCTCCTGGGCCGAACGGCCCCGGGGTTCGTCCGCCCGCTCGCCGTCCTGCCCACGCTCACCGCTCTCGCACTGGCCGTCGTGGTCGCCGTGCGCCAAGGCGGCGGCCGGGCCGTCGACGCCGCCACCGAGCTCACCCCCACCGGCTCCGTCCCCGTCGAACTCGCCCTGCACATCGACGGCTTCGCCGCCCTCACCGCCGTGGTCGTCGGCGCTGTCGCCACCTGTGTGCAGATCTACTCGACGGGCTACCTCCGCGACGGCCCGCGCTACCCCTCCTACGCGGCCCTCGTGTCCCTGTTCACCTCCGCGATGTTCCTCGTCGTCTACTCCGGCGACCTGATGGTGCTGCTGGTCGGCTGGGAGGTCATGGGCATCTGCTCCTACTTCCTCGTCGGCCACTACTGGGAGACCCCCGAGGCCCGCGCGGCCTCCCTCAAGGCCTTCCTGGTCACCAAGCTCGGCGACGTCCCCTTCCTCATCGGCCTGTTCGCCCTCGCCGGCGAGACAGGCTCCTTCCTGATCACACACGTCCTCGACGCCGTCGCGCACGGCGGCATCGAGCACCCCACCCTGATCACCCTGCTCCTCCTGGCGGGCGTGGCGGGCAAGTCGGCGCAGTTCCCGCTGCACACCTGGCTCCCCGACGCGATGGCGGGCCCGACCCCCGTCTCCGCGCTGATCCACGCCGCGACGATGGTCGCCGCCGGTGTCTACTTCGTCGCCCGTCTCCTCCCGCTCTTCGCGGCCTCCCGGGCCACGATGACCGTCCTCGCCGTCATGGCCGCCGTCACCATGGCCGGCTCGGCGCTCGCCGCGCTCGCCCAGGACGACATCAAACGCGTCCTCGCCTACTCGACGATCGGCCAGCTCGGCTACATGACCGGCGCCCTCGCCGTGGGCGAACGCGGAGCCGCCGTCTTCCACCTCCTGTCCCACGGAGCCTTCAAGGCACTGCTGTTCCTCGCCGCCGGCGTGATCATCCACGCCGCCGGCACCAACTCGCTGGCCGTCATGTCCCGCATGAGCCACCTGCGCGACCGCGTCCCCGACGCCTACTGGACGATGACCGTGGCGCTCCTCGCGCTGGCCGCGATCCCGCCGTTCAGCGGCTTCTTCTCCAAGGAGGCCGTCCTCGGAGCCGCCGAACACGTCGTCACCGGCCACACGGAGCAGGCCCCCGCCGCGGCGGGCTGGATCGTCCTCCTCGCCGGCCTGGTCACCGCCCTGCTCACCGCCGCGTACGCGACACGGCTGTGGCTGCTGACCTTCCGCGGACACGGCACCGAGGCCCCCGACCACGGCAGGCAGCCCCTCACCATGACCGTCGTGCTGTGGGTGCTCGCGATCCCCTCCCTCGCACTGGGCGGCCTCGCCTTCCGCGTGCTCCCCGGCTGGTTCGACGGCCACGACCTCACACCGACCCTCACCACCTCGGTGCTCGGCACCGGCGTGGCCCTGGTCGGCGGCATCGTCACCTACTCCACCTGGCGGCACACCACCGCCCACGCCACCCGCCTCGCCCTCGGTGCCGTCGCCGCCCACCCGGAACGTGGCGCCGGACAGGTCGAGGCGGAGGCGATCGCCAGTCACGGGCCCGTCCACGGAGACATCGCCTCCGCACCCGACCCGTCGGATCCCGGGCGGCTGCTGCTCGGCCCCCTGCACCGCCACGCGGCCGTCGGCTTCCACCTCGACGCCGTGTACACGGCCCTCTTCGTCCGGCCCGTCCAGGCCGCGGCCGGACTCGTCCGGTTCCTCGACCGCGAGGTCGTCGACACATACGTACGCGGCGCGGGAACGCTGCCCCGGTGGCTGGGCACCGCCGTACGACGTGCCCAGACCGGCAATCTGCAGACCTATGTGAGCGCGCTGCTCGCCGGCACCGTCGTCCTCGCGGTCGCCGTCGTCCTCGCCGCCACGGGAGCGTGA